The sequence ACACAAGGTGGCCAAATGCCAGCAATGGCGATTGTGCCTCCGACAATGATACCTGAAAATGAAAAAGGTTATTTCAAAGATAATGATGTTAAAAAAGCTAAAGAATATTTACAAAAAGGTTTAGAAGAACTTGGATACAGTGATGTATCTGAACTTCCAACAATTGGTCTTTCATATAATACAAATGAAGGCCACCAAAAAATTGCCCAAGCTATTCAAGATATGTGGAAGCAGAACTTAGGGGTCGAAGTAACATTAGATAACTCTGAGTGGAAAGTATACATTGATAAAGTACAATCTCTAGATTATAACATTGCCCGTATGGGTTGGTTAGGTGACTTTAACGATCCAATTAACTTCTTGGAAATGTATTATTCTGCTACTGGTGGAAATAATGACACCGGTTGGGAAAACCAAGAGTTCCAAAAGTTATTAGATCAATCTGCTACAGAACAGGATGAAGAAAAGCGTCTTGAATTATTAAAACAAGCTGAAGAGATCTTCATGGAAGAAATGCCTGTTATCCCGATCTATTTCTATACAAATAACTGGGTACAAGCAGAAAACTTAAAAGATGTTGCAGTATCAGGACTTGGTGATGTTCAGTTTAAATGGGCTCACTTTGAATAAGAAGTCATCTTATGAAAGGTATATAGGGGTTCCCTATATACCTTCATTTCTTTAAAGTAATTTTTAATCAATTTCAAATAATCTTGTAAAATAAGAAATTTATATTATGTACTTTTTTAATAAATAGAAAATGGAGGTGTTGACATTGGCTAAATATATTGGAAAACGCTTGTTGTATATGCTGGGCTCATTATGGCTCATTATTACGGCAACCTTTTTCTTAATGCGAATGGCACCAGGTAACCCATTTACATCTGAAAAAAAATTACCACCTGAAATTGAGGCGAATCTAAATGCTTTTTACGGTTTAGATCAACCTTGGTATGTTCAATACTGGGATTATTTAGTAAGAATTGCTAATTGGGATTTTGGTCCATCATTTAAATATAAAAGTCAAACAGTCAATGATTTAATTAGCGATGGTTTTCCTGTTTCTTTGGCATTAGGCTTAGAAGCAATTCTTATTGCCATTGCAGTTGGGGTTTTGCTAGGGGTTATTGCTGCACTAAATCATAATAAATGGCTTGATTATAGTTCAATGGTTATAGCTGTATTAGGTATCTCAATGCCATCATTTATTCTTGCTACTTTATTACAATATTTCTTAGCAATAAAATGGCAAGTTTTTCCAGTTGCACTTTGGGAATCTCCGATGCATACTGTTCTACCTGCCCTGGCACTTGCTGCCGGTCCTATGGCGAATATTGCAAGGCTAACACGTTCATCCATGCTTGAAGTATTAGCGAATGACTATATTAAAACAGCAAAGTCTAAAGGATTAAGCAGAGGAGTTATAACAATCAAGCATGCTATACGAAATGCTATGTTACCTGTCGTATCATATATGGGGCCACTATTAGCTGGAATCATTACAGGTAGTTTTGTTATCGAGCAAATATTTGGTATACCTGGACTTGGGTCCCACTTTGTAACGAGTATTACAAATCGTGATTATACCGTTATTATGGGTATTACGGCCTTTTATAGTATTCTATTACTTGTTTGTGTTCTCCTTGTCGATATTGTATATGGACTAATCGATCCTCGAATTAAACTATCTGGGGAGAAGAAAGGAGAGTAGAACATGGTGAATGATCAATTTAAAGTTGTCGGAATAAGACAAAAAGATACGGAGAAAATATCAAAACCTAGTCTTTCGTTCTGGAAAGATGTTTTTATGAGATTTCGAAAAAACAAGCTTGCTATGGTAGGGGTAGTTGTTCTATTCTTATTAGTTTTCATGGCTATCTTTGGACCATATATGACAGGCTATGATTATGCAACAAATGATTTAGCAAATAAAAACCAACCGCCTTCTTCCCAACATTGGTTTGGTACAGATGATTTGGGACGAGATGTATTTACACGTACTTGGGAAGGTGCTCGAATCTCTATTTCTATCGGTCTAGCAGCTGCACTTATTGACTTAACAATTGGTGTGTTCTGGGGTGGTATTGCAGGCTATAAAGGTGGACGTATTGATGAGTATATGATGCGGATTGCAGACGTATTAGCGGGTATCCCTTACTTGCTTTTAGTTATCTTACTAATGGTTGTTTTAGGGTCAAGTGTAGGAACGATGATTCTAGCAATGTCAATTACTGGTTGGGTTAGTATGGCCAGAATTGTACGTGGACAAGTTCTCTCGCTAAAAGGTCAAGAATATGTACTGGCTTCTCGAACACTAGGTGCGAGTACATCAAGAATTATGTTAAAGCACTTAATACCAAATTCAATGGGGCCGATTTTAGTTACGATGACATTAACGGTACCATCTGCAATTTTTACTGAAGCGTTCTTAAGTTTCCTTGGCTTAGGGTTAACACCACCAATTGCAAGTTGGGGAACCATGACTTCTGATGCATTACCCGCATTAAGATATTTTCCATGGCGGTTATTCTTCCCAGCAACCTTTATATGCTTAACTATTTTTGCATTTAATGTGATTGGTGACGGTTTAAGAGATGCTTTAGATCCACGATTACGTAAATAGGAGTGAGAGTATGGAAAAGTTATTAGAAGTAAAAGATTTACACGTCTCATTCCAAACGTATGGGGGAGATGTACAATCTGTTCGGGGTGTGACCTTTGACCTTTATAAAGGTGAGACATTAGCCATTGTAGGTGAGTCAGGTTCTGGAAAAAGTGTTACCGCTCAATCATTGATGAAATTAATTCCGATGCCTCCCGGTAAAATTACAGCCGGACAAATTCTCTTTGATGGCGATGATATTGTAACTAAAACAGAAAAGGAAATGGAAAACATACGCGGCAAAGAAATCAGTATGATCTTTCAGGATCCAATGACTTCCTTAAACCCAACGATGAAAGTGGGGAAACAAATTATGGAAGTGTTGGTTAAACATCAAAATATGTCCAAAGCAGAAGCGGCAGTTAGAGCGACTGAGTTGCTAAAATTAGTTGGGATTCCAATGCCAGAAAAACGTGTAAATCAATATCCCCATGAGTTTTCAGGTGGGATGAGGCAGAGAGCGATGATTGCGATTGCATTAGCAGCGAGACCAAAACTGCTTATTGCAGATGAACCAACAACGGCATTAGATGTAACGATTCAAGCGCAAATTCTTGATCTAATGAAAGAACTTCAAGATCAAACGGGAACTTCAATTATTTTTATTACACATGATCTCGGTGTAGTAGCAAATATTGCGGACCGAGTGGCAGTTATGTATGCAGGACAAATCGTTGAGTATGGTACCGTAGATGAAATTTTCTACGATCCTAGACACCCTTATACATGGGGATTATTAGCTTCTATGCCAAGTTTAGAAAACAATGATGAAGTTGAATTACATGCAATCCCGGGCACACCGCCGAATTTAATTAATCCTCCAAAAGGAGATGCTTTTGCTCCTCGAAATCAATATGCACTGGCCATTGATTTTGAGCAAAAGCCACCAGTTTATCAGGTATCTGAAACACATTTTGCACGGACGTGGCTTCTGCATCCAGATGCACCAAAAGTGGAGCCGCCAGAATCAGTAAAAAGACGTATTCGTAAATTACCCTCTAATTTTGAACATCCGATTCTAGTAGAGGAGGGGAAATAAGTGGCTGAAAAGTTAGTAGAAATTAAAAATTTAAAGCAATATTTTAATGTAGGCAGATCAAATATGGTTAAGGCTGTTGATGATGTTACCTTTGATATTTATAAAGGTGAAACATTAGGTTTAGTTGGAGAATCTGGCTGTGGAAAATCAACGACAGGACGTACGATTATCCGACTTTATGAGGCAACAGGCGGCCAGGTTTTGTTCAATGGTGAAGATGTTCATGGTAAGAAGTCTAAAGCTGATTTAAAGAAGTTTAATCGTAAAATGCAAATGATTTTCCAAGATCCATATGCATCATTAAATCCTAGGATGACGGTAGCGGATATTATTGCAGAAGGCATTGATATCCATGGACTTGTAAATAATTATAAGGAACGTATGGAACGTGTCTATGAATTATTAGAAACAGTAGGATTAAACAAAGAACATGCAAACCGTTATCCCCATGAATTTTCTGGTGGTCAAAGGCAGAGAATAGGAATAGCTAGAGCTTTAGCTGTAAAACCTGATTTTATTATTGCAGATGAACCTATTTCAGCGCTTGATGTTTCCATTCAGGCACAGGTTGTGAACTTATTAAAGAAATTACAACGTGAAAATGGGTTAACCTATTTATTTATTGCTCATGACTTATCTATGGTGAAATATATTAGTGATCGTATTGGGGTCATGTACTTTGGAAAACTAGTTGAATTAGCGCCTGCTGATGAACTGTATAAGAATCCAATGCACCCTTATACACAATCACTTCTATCAGCAATTCCAATTCCTGATCCAGAAATTGAACGGACAAGGAAGAGGAAATCATATGATCCAACAATCCACCAATACTCAACAAAGGAACAAGTGGAAATGCGAGAAGTGACTCCAGGTCATTTTGTTTACTGTTCTGAAAAAGAGTTTAAGGTATTGAAAGAGAAGTATTCAAGTTAAAAAAAACGATCTCAAGAACGAGATCGTTTTTTTATTGTGATTTTGTAAGTCACTGCTTGAATATAAATAAGCTCCAGGCTATCAATGAATTATTTACTTTTTCCACCAATCTCTTTCCAATTCGTTTGGATAGAAGCGGACTTGTTTACAAATTGACCACGCTTTCTTCTGCCAAATACCTTATTTCCAATCCCATTTGTAATCACACCATTTAGGGCAGTTAAGCCGATAATAAGACCAACGACAATCAGAAAGTCAATTAAATAAGCAACCATAATAATACCCCCGTTTCAAATTGAATAACTAAAGAGGTTAAATGAGTCTAAGTCTATTGTATATAATATTTGAAAGATTGCAAAGTATTTCTTCTGATCGTTATGTTTTCATTCCATTTCCTTTAATTGAGAATAAAAAGATATTCTTAAATAGTTTAATAGGGAACCGTGTTTCTAAGCTAGAAAGATATCTCGCTATTTATATGAAATAAATAGTAAACTTTTATATATAATAAAAGGTACAATTAATGAATGTTGAAAAATCAAGATCTTATTATGAAGGTTTTTAATAAAAATGTGACAATATTTATAATAAATAATGAAAATATGAAACTTTTCTCATGGTAAAACGTTTTATAAGTGAAAATTCCAGAGGAAAAAGAAAAGTCAAATAATTTAATTATTTTTACTGTTTTTTTAAAAAAAGGATACCAAATTATATTTTATTGGTGTATAATAAATAATATAAATTACTTATTTAAATTCATTTTAATTTAATACAGTTATTTACTTACTGAACCTTTTAATAATTAGATCCTTCACAGATTAAGGAGTGGATTTCAAATGGTTACATTATATACGTCACCAAGTTGTACATCTTGTCGGAAAGCGAAGGCTTGGTTAGAGGAGCACGATATTCCGTATACGGAAAGAAATATTTTTTCTGAGCCATTATCTATTGATGAGATTAAAGAAATTCTGCGCATGACAGAAGATGGAACGGATGAAATTATTTCTACTAGATCAAAGTCTTTCCAAAAATTGGATGTGAATCTTGAAACATTACCATTACAAGAACTATTTCAATTAATTCAAGATAATCCAGGATTGTTACGCAGACCGATTATCATTGATGAAAAGCGTCTTCAAGTAGGATATAATGAGGATGAAATTAGAAGATTCCTTCCTCGAAAAGTTCGTACTTTTCAATTATTAGAAGCACAAAAGCTTGTTAATTAAAAGCTGGCCCTCACTTTGAGCCAGCTTTTTCTTATATTCGATTATCTCCAATAAAAATATGTTTATGAAGAAAGGGTTGAACTACATTGATAGTCAAAGTATTTG is a genomic window of Niallia sp. XMNu-256 containing:
- a CDS encoding ABC transporter permease — encoded protein: MAKYIGKRLLYMLGSLWLIITATFFLMRMAPGNPFTSEKKLPPEIEANLNAFYGLDQPWYVQYWDYLVRIANWDFGPSFKYKSQTVNDLISDGFPVSLALGLEAILIAIAVGVLLGVIAALNHNKWLDYSSMVIAVLGISMPSFILATLLQYFLAIKWQVFPVALWESPMHTVLPALALAAGPMANIARLTRSSMLEVLANDYIKTAKSKGLSRGVITIKHAIRNAMLPVVSYMGPLLAGIITGSFVIEQIFGIPGLGSHFVTSITNRDYTVIMGITAFYSILLLVCVLLVDIVYGLIDPRIKLSGEKKGE
- a CDS encoding ABC transporter ATP-binding protein, with product MEKLLEVKDLHVSFQTYGGDVQSVRGVTFDLYKGETLAIVGESGSGKSVTAQSLMKLIPMPPGKITAGQILFDGDDIVTKTEKEMENIRGKEISMIFQDPMTSLNPTMKVGKQIMEVLVKHQNMSKAEAAVRATELLKLVGIPMPEKRVNQYPHEFSGGMRQRAMIAIALAARPKLLIADEPTTALDVTIQAQILDLMKELQDQTGTSIIFITHDLGVVANIADRVAVMYAGQIVEYGTVDEIFYDPRHPYTWGLLASMPSLENNDEVELHAIPGTPPNLINPPKGDAFAPRNQYALAIDFEQKPPVYQVSETHFARTWLLHPDAPKVEPPESVKRRIRKLPSNFEHPILVEEGK
- a CDS encoding ATP-binding cassette domain-containing protein; this encodes MAEKLVEIKNLKQYFNVGRSNMVKAVDDVTFDIYKGETLGLVGESGCGKSTTGRTIIRLYEATGGQVLFNGEDVHGKKSKADLKKFNRKMQMIFQDPYASLNPRMTVADIIAEGIDIHGLVNNYKERMERVYELLETVGLNKEHANRYPHEFSGGQRQRIGIARALAVKPDFIIADEPISALDVSIQAQVVNLLKKLQRENGLTYLFIAHDLSMVKYISDRIGVMYFGKLVELAPADELYKNPMHPYTQSLLSAIPIPDPEIERTRKRKSYDPTIHQYSTKEQVEMREVTPGHFVYCSEKEFKVLKEKYSS
- a CDS encoding ABC transporter permease yields the protein MVNDQFKVVGIRQKDTEKISKPSLSFWKDVFMRFRKNKLAMVGVVVLFLLVFMAIFGPYMTGYDYATNDLANKNQPPSSQHWFGTDDLGRDVFTRTWEGARISISIGLAAALIDLTIGVFWGGIAGYKGGRIDEYMMRIADVLAGIPYLLLVILLMVVLGSSVGTMILAMSITGWVSMARIVRGQVLSLKGQEYVLASRTLGASTSRIMLKHLIPNSMGPILVTMTLTVPSAIFTEAFLSFLGLGLTPPIASWGTMTSDALPALRYFPWRLFFPATFICLTIFAFNVIGDGLRDALDPRLRK
- the spxA gene encoding transcriptional regulator SpxA, yielding MVTLYTSPSCTSCRKAKAWLEEHDIPYTERNIFSEPLSIDEIKEILRMTEDGTDEIISTRSKSFQKLDVNLETLPLQELFQLIQDNPGLLRRPIIIDEKRLQVGYNEDEIRRFLPRKVRTFQLLEAQKLVN